The following coding sequences lie in one Anomaloglossus baeobatrachus isolate aAnoBae1 chromosome 7, aAnoBae1.hap1, whole genome shotgun sequence genomic window:
- the RAI1 gene encoding retinoic acid-induced protein 1, with amino-acid sequence MQSFRERCGFHGNQQNYQPSSQDSSRLENYRHQSHPGLNCVRQRQMTKGYYAQTSYQGYENNTGEKYPRGDKHMNVQQLQGRVSFASFPEGNVYPGQYTGEDGMQNWGQSQALAGAKYEENVIKKTPEESRGYQDPTGQMPFRSHALHHPQQPNLPYTKLPQQKVQNDVPSSPLPFSQSSHFNQNFPTSTYSSVPGSSPVSHSFKSCTAPSNPPHDRAMATAGQRVQSIHGYQSSRMASFEQTQRHHTQETLHYQNMAKYHGQHFSQQGQTYCQPETPSRTPEQYYQAFSPSASHSPARSVGRSPSYSSTPSPLMPNIENFQYNQQQHNTNTFPMGISDHSHYMPLLNPSPTGTSSPESQTKNLQNDKIPETLLSDLSLQSLTALTSQVENISTTVQQLLMTKTGIPQKKTIKTSPRTPEQMKGQHCSSESSAYSSEPMGTPLSETLGTPQSVHAEVQDTDYLSGSDDQLERNYLYCGPGRSPARANSTKMKPESISTCSVTSPDNMSTKSDDSFQSIHANLPLETFAKLVSSERECPHLLVNALSQEELSTEIIALQDAIDNEKAEKAWVDSPEMDNNSPKSPFNLENHACVESVVKNTWSDQENAQIFSEALKKAAPDKTPLKNQDDFNDDYYEKDEKVVEENTENSVVLDTEKQVEPVRSSASFTSYSTTMENTNCMKNSDPFEWPDKNMTESCLRWKEIELTLHSADLQKGLFQSKESKVDSQLDVPDMETSLENDSGEEFNKEGTEVMAFPDDSKVDNEKWLEDTRDCYTEEDFQDIPDLPSQKESNLEPEDYSSLCDFSERKSFIFDESLTKPTRGSEALSSANTPESIENPSTEDKENLGTASHLSCNSIMLLGPAVETESKVKSWFESTIPHIDEAKEKVEEVIEDGALEPEPLQEVEEKKPEIVTDEPTPEAVVEKKSPRGRRCKSAEISEPNALIQTPKELNSKPETEEHKGKMESVIEEAAVNKTPVIEVTPARMCTRSSTAKVEPQGCGTGIDIKTASQEKMAKKGALGEKERVPYKTGRRGGKIALKILPTSNDENVFLPQNNSSTILGGTQKSKENGFSILKNERSMILRSRSKKPEHFPVKRRRGKKGMNFVLKKRSYLKKIIANNCSAADTFQMVPKVKKRMKLPNTAVGINVKNSERPLHSLKRKSNLVSPVPAKKRNLIIRSKKTKEQKSETSAILFKKMKPVKKEKVKLAITSKKNCKVILSPSVRTTQDVCLKVTSRASYLGPMKTKVLPPRKGRGLKLEAIVQKITSPNQKKQGAGAISALASNFSSLSNSAQRKEIKNGTLQVADANTKATAQDLTRIESLKLEHNGSCQGSNKKSLKGKPLQKKKRLLNSLHGDAVSHNVAKRGGNCAGSKKPSSLPKKKIRRGRSKSSLVTSKATTKKLHVSSPSVLLKSKDKALSNNVLLANKLRSSECKKQGPKDSSSLPDTSGESLSQTRARKKSKYPNFNGYTKRQRKCTPPTRSTSQALGAKRRSKRKMVPLVTPKEPEIKLKYVSTKPARAERVHLFSPYIQVEKKNAFTTTCTIVNSAGDEMRLFKERSAAHSSSPAVTFSKQGSLPVSSRMQLGPLVCKSVSPGCLLCCLCRCPANYKDMGDLCGPYYPMDCLPTKKTRPKEKLRTEDASVEKSSKTVELTCTAGSGRTSCVESGATELVKHNNLRSSARSMLRKLPNCYCCNKKSEGTDPEKPRRHHCSKNSELHSPEAETQEHWVHEACAVWTSGVYLVAGKLYGVHEAIQMAASALCPRCQKPGATVGCSHKGCSLTYHYTCATEAGCLLNEENFSLKCPKHKRHLV; translated from the exons ATGCAGTCTTTTCGGGAAAGGTGTGGTTTCCACGGCAACCAACAGAACTACCAACCATCTTCACAGGATTCCTCACGCCTGGAGAATTACAGGCATCAAAGTCACCCGGGGCTCAACTGCGTGCGTCAGAGACAGATGACCAAAGGGTACTATGCCCAGACGTCCTATCAAGGTTACGAGAACAATACCGGGGAGAAGTACCCCCGCGGTGACAAGCACATGAACGTCCAACAGCTTCAAGGAAGGGTCTCTTTTGCTAGCTTCCCTGAGGGCAATGTCTACCCTGGACAGTATACCGGAGAAGATGGGATGCAAAACTGGGGACAATCTCAGGCATTGGCTGGGGCAAAATATGAGGAAAACGTGATAAAGAAGACCCCTGAAGAAAGCAGGGGGTATCAAGATCCAACTGGACAGATGCCGTTCCGTTCACACGCTCTACACCACCCCCAGCAACCAAATCTTCCTTACACTAAGCTTCCACAGCAGAAGGTCCAGAACGACGTCCCATCTTCTCCACTGCCTTTTTCCCAGTCATCCCACTTCAACCAGAATTTCCCCACTTCCACGTACTCTTCCGTGCCGGGAAGCAGCCCTGTATCTCATTCCTTTAAAAGTTGCACAGCCCCTTCTAACCCTCCACATGACCGTGCTATGGCTACTGCCGGACAACGGGTGCAATCCATACATGGCTACCAGTCATCTCGAATGGCTTCCTTTGAGCAAACTCAACGCCACCATACGCAGGAAACTTTGCACTACCAGAACATGGCCAAGTACCATGGGCAACACTTCAGCCAACAAGGCCAAACGTATTGTCAGCCTGAGACTCCCAGCAGAACTCCAGAACAGTATTATCAAGCATTCAGTCCAAGTGCCAGCCATTCTCCAGCCCGGTCTGTGGGCAGATCCCCTTCTTATAGTTCTACCCCTTCTCCATTAATGCCAAACATTGAGAACTTTCAGTATAACCAGCAACAGCATAACACGAATACATTCCCTATGGGTATTTCTGATCACAGCCACTACATGCCTCTCCTAAATCCTTCCCCTACAGGCACCTCCAGTCCAGAGTCCCAAACTAAAAACTTGCAGAATGACAAAATTCCAGAGACCTTGCTCTCCGACCTCAGTTTGCAAAGCCTTACTGCCCTCACTTCACAGGTAGAGAACATATCGACAACCGTTCAGCAACTTCTTATGACCAAGACTGGTATTCCACAAAAGAAGACAATTAAGACGTCACCTAGGACCCCCGAGCAAATGAAAGGACAGCATTGTAGTTCAGAGAGCAGTGCTTACTCATCTGAACCAATGGGGACACCTCTTTCGGAAACTCTTGGTACGCCACAGTCTGTCCATGCCGAGGTGCAAGACACAGACTACCTTAGTGGTTCTGATGACCAGCTAGAGAGGAATTACTTGTATTGTGGTCCGGGACGGAGCCCGGCGAGGGCCAACAGTACCAAAATGAAGCCAGAATCCATTTCCACTTGTTCTGTTACGTCACCTGACAACATGTCTACAAAGTCTGATGATTCATTTCAGAGCATACACGCCAACCTTCCCTTGGAGACTTTTGCCAAACTGGTGAGCAGTGAGCGAGAATGCCCACACTTACTGGTAAATGCTCTATCCCAAGAAGAGTTGTCTACAGAAATCATTGCTCTGCAGGACGCTATTGATAACGAGAAAGCAGAAAAGGCTTGGGTCGATTCTCCAGAAATGGATAATAATTCTCCCAAATCACCATTTAATTTAGAAAACCATGCCTGCGTGGAATCGGTGGTCAAAAACACCTGGTCAGATCAGGAGAACGCACAGATATTTTCAGAAGCTTTGAAGAAAGCTGCACCGGATAAAACTCCTCTGAAGAACCAAGATGACTTCAACGATGACTATTACGAAAAGGACGAAAAAGTAGTTGAAGAAAATACAGAAAATTCTGTTGTTTTGGACACTGAGAAGCAGGTGGAGCCAGTGAGATCTAGCGCCAGTTTTACTAGTTACTCAACGACTATGGAAAACACAAATTGTATGAAAAATTCTGACCCATTTGAGTGGCCAGATAAAAACATGACGGAGTCTTGCCTTCGATGGAAAGAGATTGAGTTAACTCTTCATTCTGCCGATCTTCAAAAAGGCTTGTTTCAAAGCAAGGAAAGTAAAGTTGATAGTCAACTTGATGTTCCTGACATGGAGACATCCCTGGAAAATGACTCTGGGGAAGAGTTCAACAAAGAGGGAACGGAAGTAATGGCTTTCCCAGATGACAGCAAAGTAGACAATGAAAAGTGGTTAGAAGACACCAGAGACTGTTATACCGAAGAGGATTTCCAAGACATTCCTGATCTGCCATCCCAGAAGGAATCAAATCTGGAACCAGAAGACTATTCCTCATTGTGTGACTTCTCGGAAAGAAAATCTTTCATTTTTGATGAATCTCTTACGAAGCCAACCAGGGGTTCTGAAGCGTTATCTTCAGCTAACACACCAGAGTCCATTGAAAATCCAAGCACCGAAGACAAGGAGAATTTGGGGACAGCTTCACATTTGTCATGTAATTCTATCATGTTGCTCGGTCCCGCTGTCGAGACGGAATCGAAAGTGAAAAGCTGGTTTGAATCAACGATACCGCACATCGACGAAGCAAAAGAAAAAGTTGAAGAAGTCATCGAAGATGGCGCACTAGAACCAGAACCTCTTCAAGAAGTAGAAGAAAAAAAACCTGAAATAGTGACTGATGAGCCAACTCCTGAAGCAGTCGTTGAAAAGAAATCTCCACGTGGACGAAGGTGCAAGTCAGCCGAAATTTCTGAGCCTAATGCTCTTATACAAACTCCAAAGGAATTGAATAGTAAACCTGAGACTGAAGAACATAAAGGCAAGATGGAAAGTGTAATCGAAGAAGCAGCAGTCAATAAGACGCCTGTGATTGAGGTGACACCAGCAAGGATGTGTACCCGTTCCTCTACTGCCAAGGTAGAACCTCAGGGATGTGGGACAGGAATAGATATAAAGACAGCTTCCCAAGAAAAGATGGCTAAGAAAGGGGCACTTGGGGAGAAGGAAAGGGTCCCATATAAAACAGGAAGGAGAGGTGGGAAGATTGCCCTGAAAATATTACCAACATCTAATGACGAAAATGTATTCCTTCCGCAAAATAACTCCTCCACAATCCTCGGCGGCACTCAGAAATCGAAAGAAAATGGCTTCAGTATTCTGAAGAACGAGCGATCCATGATTCTGAGGTCAAGAAGCAAGAAACCGGAGCATTTCCCGGTAAAGAGAAGGAGAGGCAAGAAGGGAATGAACTTTGTCCTGAAGAAACGTTCATACCTAAagaaaataatcgccaataattgctCTGCCGCTGATACGTTTCAGATGGTGCCGAAAGTCAAGAAAAGGATGAAGCTCCCCAATACGGCAGTGGGGATAAATGTAAAAAATTCAGAGCGGCCCTTACATTCTTTGAAGAGAAAGTCAAATTTAGTTTCTCCGGTACCAGCCAAAAAACGAAACTTGATCATACGTAGTAAAAAGACCAAGGAGCAGAAATCCGAGACCTCagcaattttatttaaaaaaatgaaacCAGTCAAGAAAGAGAAGGTGAAATTAGCAATAACCTCAAAAAAGAATTGTAAAGTCATCCTATCTCCATCTGTGCGAACGACTCAAGATGTTTGTCTGAAGGTGACCTCACGTGCGTCATACCTTGGGCCCATGAAGACAAAGGTCTTGCCACCAAGAAAAGGTAGAGGATTGAAACTGGAAGCCATTGTCCAAAAAATTACATCACCAAATCAAAAGAAGCAAGGTGCAGGAGCAATAAGCGCTTTAGCTTCTAACTTCAGTAGTTTGAGCAACAGCGCCCAAAGAAAGGAAATAAAAAATGGCACCTTACAAGTGGCAGATGCCAACACCAAGGCGACGGCTCAGGATTTGACCCGTATTGAATCTTTGAAGCTGGAGCATAATGGGAGCTGTCAAGGGTCAAACAAAAAGTCCCTCAAAGGAAAACCCTTACAGAAGAAAAAAAGACTTCTAAATTCTCTACATGGAGATGCTGTCTCACATAATGTGGCCAAAAGAGGGGGCAACTGTGCTGGTTCCAAAAAGCCTAGTTCTCTACCCAAAAAGAAGATCAGACGAGGGAGATCCAAAAGTTCTCTGGTCACTTCAAAAGCAACGACGAAGAAGCTCCATGTTTCTTCTCCATCTGTCCTTCTTAAATCTAAAGATAAAGCTTTATCCAACAATGTTCTCTTGGCCAATAAGTTACGCTCAAGTGAATGCAAAAAGCAGGGACCCAAAGATAGCTCCAGTCTTCCTGACACATCTGGGGAGTCATTGTCCCAAACTAGAGCTAGAAAAAAATCCAAGTATCCAAACTTTAATGGCTACACCAAGCGGCAACGCAAGTGTACTCCTCCAACCAGGTCCACCAGCCAAGCACTTGGAGCCAAACGAAGATCGAAGAGGAAGATGGTTCCTCTTGTTACACCCAAAGAGCCAGAAATTAAGTTGAAGTACGTGTCTACTAAACCGGCCAGGGCTGAAAGAGTCCATCTCTTCTCCCCATACATtcaggtggagaaaaaaaatgcctTCACTACTACCTGCACCATCGTGAATTCCGCTGGAGATGAGATGCGATTGTTCAAGGAGAGAAGTGCGGCACACTCTTCGTCTCCTGCCGTCACATTTTCCAAACAAGGTTCTTTACCGGTTTCTTCTAGGATGCAGTTGGGACCTCTCGTGTGCAAGTCAGTGAGCCCCGGTTGTCTTCTCTGCTGCTTGTGTCGTTGCCCTGCCAACTATAAAGACATGGGAGATCTTTGTGGCCCGTATTACCCCATGGACTGTTTACCTACAAAGAAAACTAGGCCTAAAGAAAAACTCAGAACGGAGGACGCCTCAGTGGAGAAGTCCTCCAAGACGGTAGAGTTAACGTGCACAGCAGGGAGTGGGAGGACGTCTTGCGTGGAGAGCGGAGCCACTGAACTGGTCAAACACAACAATCTCCGATCTAGTGCCCGTTCCATGCTCAGGAAGCTGCCCAACTGTTACTGCTGTAATAAAAAGTCAGAGGGGACAGATCCTGAGAAGCCCAGGAGGCACCATTGCAGCAAAAACTCTGAACTTCATTCACCAGAGGCCGAGACGCAAGAGCACTGGGTACATGAAGCTTGTGCCGTGTGGACCAGCGGAGTTTACCTAGTGGCCGGAAAACTTTACGGTGTCCATGAAGCTATACAGATGGCAGCTTCAGCA CTCTGTCCCAGGTGTCAAAAGCCGGGAGCGACTGTGGGCTGCAGCCACAAGGGATGCTCGCTGACCTACCACTACACGTGCGCAACGGAGGCCG GTTGCTTGTTAAATGAAGAGAACTTCTCCTTAAAATGCCCTAAACATAAG